The nucleotide sequence ATTGTCTTTAAGGTTATATAGAATATTCAGTTTTGGACTTAAAGCGGTTTTGTTTTCAGCATTATTCGTGTATTGCTGAATAAGTCCGTCTTCATAGACAAACTTGAAATAATCTAATCGCAAACCTGGATTTAGTGTCCAATTTCCGAAGTGAAAATTTGCATTGGCAAAAACCGAATAATTTGTCTCGTTAATATCGCCGAAACTCAAAGAATCCAGAACTTCTGCCCTATTTACCGTGTGTGATAATTCGTTATTTCGACTTTGATCATTTCTAAGGGAAATTCCGGCTTCAAAATCTCCATTAAAATTATCGGTATAAAATTTATGATGATAGGTATTCGTTACTCCAAAAAGCTCCCGAGTTTCTTTTTGTTTAATTTGATCTCCGTTTTCAGGATCATTCAGGAAAAAAGTGAAATTAGAGAATAACAGAAAATCATATTTTGAATAAAATAAAGTAGTAGATAAACCAGACTGATCGTCAATCTGATATTCGTTATTTAAAATGATATTTGTTCGGCTGGTTTCTCCACCTTCAGTATCATCAATAGCACCAAACCTTGAAATTAAACCAGATTCCACTGCTCGCTGCGGAATTTGCCCGGAAGCATCCCATTCACTCGTGAAATATGAAACGATCGCTTTAAATCTATTTTTAGCTGAAAGTTGACCAACATATTTCCCCATTAAATTAATTCGGCTAAATAACTGCGGACTATCAAACGGGCCATCTGTCCCCAGGTATTCTGAAGCGATATAGGCCGATTCTTTTTCAGAATCTAATACCTTAAACATTCCTACTAAACGTTGGGTATTAAATTGCCCAATTTCAGCTTTTATTAAATTGTCATCTAATCGATCCTTAGTTTCAAAAGAAACAAAACCTGCGGTAGAAAAATTTCCCTTGTTTGTAGCATAAGGTCCTTTGCCAAAATTGACTCCGTTTACCGTTTCTGGAATCAAAAAGTGAAGATCTGCATATCCTTGTCCGTGCGCATGAGAAACCAGGTTTACCGGCATACCGTCTACACTTACATTAATATCGGTACCATGATCGATATCAAATCCACGAAGAAAAATCTGTTCTGCTTTTCCGCCACCTGCATGTTGACCGATAAATAATCCCGGCACATAACGCAATAGATCCTGAGATGAATTTACAGGATTTACACGGGTATTTATTTCAGAAAAGATACTTAGAGCATTGATTTTTGGAGCAATAACTATTTCGTCTATAAGATTCATCTTTGTTTGAAGCTTTATCGTATAAAACTCCGCTCCATTTGCCTTTAAATATTGAGTGGCAAAACCAATATGATGAATTTTAATACTATCATTTTTTTTAGCTGAAATACTAAAATTTCCCTGAGCATCACTATGCGTGTGGTGGCCGCTTTTAAGATTTA is from Zunongwangia endophytica and encodes:
- a CDS encoding TonB-dependent receptor, with product MLKLYTLLVAFFLCSFVSFSQNTISGTIKDDKNNVITEAYILNLKSGHHTHSDAQGNFSISAKKNDSIKIHHIGFATQYLKANGAEFYTIKLQTKMNLIDEIVIAPKINALSIFSEINTRVNPVNSSQDLLRYVPGLFIGQHAGGGKAEQIFLRGFDIDHGTDINVSVDGMPVNLVSHAHGQGYADLHFLIPETVNGVNFGKGPYATNKGNFSTAGFVSFETKDRLDDNLIKAEIGQFNTQRLVGMFKVLDSEKESAYIASEYLGTDGPFDSPQLFSRINLMGKYVGQLSAKNRFKAIVSYFTSEWDASGQIPQRAVESGLISRFGAIDDTEGGETSRTNIILNNEYQIDDQSGLSTTLFYSKYDFLLFSNFTFFLNDPENGDQIKQKETRELFGVTNTYHHKFYTDNFNGDFEAGISLRNDQSRNNELSHTVNRAEVLDSLSFGDINETNYSVFANANFHFGNWTLNPGLRLDYFKFVYEDGLIQQYTNNAENKTALSPKLNILYNLKDNVQLYLKSGKSFHSNDTRVVVQREGNEILPAAYGSDIGFIWKPVPKLILNTALWYLYLEQEFVYVGDEAVVEPSGKTVRKGFDFSLRYQPFDWLNYDLDVNGTLARSKDEPDGEDYIPLAPDFTLTSGINIIHPSGVYGGLHARHMNSRPANEDNSITAEGYTVFDFNAGYRWNHFDFGLSIQNIFDTDWNETQFATTTRLASETQPVEEIHFTPGTPFFLKGIISYRF